A stretch of Mustela nigripes isolate SB6536 chromosome 6, MUSNIG.SB6536, whole genome shotgun sequence DNA encodes these proteins:
- the CLEC1A gene encoding C-type lectin domain family 1 member A: MQAKYSSTRDMLDFDRDTIMSVPSRASSTTQQPEAGHTGRRPPSSVWRPVALTLLTLCLVLLIGLLALGLVFFQFYQLSNTQQDSISHKEERLGNLSRQLQSLQTRNRKLAEILQRVAEKLCRELYNKSGEHRCSPCPEEWKWHGDKCYRFYRESKNWQGCEYFCIAENATMLKINTQEVLEFAMPQSYSEFFYSYWTGLSRNGSGKVWLWTDGALYSPELFEITIDFTSLRSRDCVTILNGKAFSKDCKELRRCACERKAAMVKPESFH; encoded by the exons ATGCAGGCCAAGTACAGCAGCACGAGGGACATGCTGGACTTTGATAGGGACACCATCATGAGTGTGCCATCTCGAGCCTCCTCTACGACCCAGCAGCCAGAGGCTGGGCACACAG GGCGCCGGCCTCCCTCTTCAGTTTGGCGTCCAGTGGCCCTGACCCTGCTGACTTTGTGTTTGGTGCTGCTGATTGGCCTGTTAGCCCTGGGGCTTGTGT TTTTTCAGTTCTACCAGCTTTCCAATACCCAACAAGACAGCATTTCTCACAAGGAAGAACGATTGGGGAATCTCTCCCGACAGCTGCAGTCTCTCCAAACCAGGAACAGGAAGCTTGCGGAAATCCTGCAGCGTGTGGCTGAAAAACTGTGTCGTGAGCTCTATAACAAAAGTGGAG AGCACAGATGCAGCCCTTGTCCAGAAGAATGGAAGTGGCATGGGGACAAATGCTACCGGTTTTATAGAGAGAGCAAGAATTGGCAAGGCTGTGAATATTTCTGCATTGCTGAGAATGCTaccatgctgaaaataaacacacaggAAGTACTG GAGTTTGCCATGCCTCAGAGCTACTCTGAGTTTTTCTACTCTTATTGGACAGGGCTATCTCGCAACGGCAGTGGCAAAGTCTGGCTGTGGACTGATGGAGCCCTTTACTCCCCCGAACT gtttgaGATTACAATAGATTTTACCAGCCTAAGAAGCAGAGACTGTGTGACCATCCTCAATGGAAAGGCTTTCTCGAAGGACTGCAAAGAGTTGAGGCGATGTGCATGTGAAAGAAAGGCGGCCATGGTGAAGCCCGAGAGCTTCCATTAG